The Acidiferrobacterales bacterium genome segment CGCGATCGCCGCTAGTCCTGAAGCGAAGAACAAGGCCGCCTCACCACCTTCCAACTTGCAGACTATTCTTTCAAGTTGAGTGTAGGTCGGATTGTCATAGCGGCTGTAGACATAATCACCGATCAACTCGAGATTCTCGTCTCTGGCAAATGTGACCGAAGGCATGATCGGCGGGACAATTCCACCGCTCTGTCCGTCAATATAATGCCCGGCCTGAGCCAGTAACGTCTTGTAATCGTTCATTTTTTATCGCCAATGGTTGGTTGTCGAGCAATTTGTGCTCGTAAGGGATTGATGAGCAGTTGTGTCAGATCAATCAATTCTTCAGGTTGATGGGCAACTCCATCAGGTTCGGCAGACAATAGATGTTCAACTGGATGCCACCCCCAACTGACTGCAATGGTCGCGACACCAGCCTTTATACCCTCTTCAATGTCACTGACCGTATCGCCAACCATACATGTATTGACTGATGCCGAATCATATCGCTTGATGAGGGACTTGATTTTCACCGACTTGGCACCGGGTGAGTCGCCTCCGATCACATCGTCGAAATACCGTTCAATCGCATGGTTTGCCAGTACCTTGCTGACAATAGGCGCAGGTGTCGCTGAAACGATTGCAAGTGTGCCCGAAT includes the following:
- a CDS encoding HAD family hydrolase, with the translated sequence MKSIVLLDYDGVIVDSIDIFARSVRIASDKLNQPTGFTPDDLRNIQRMTIGEISDRIGVGTEQIPKFLEFLDQELDRVADEVRLFPNMKQVIRQLSHSGTLAIVSATPAPIVSKVLANHAIERYFDDVIGGDSPGAKSVKIKSLIKRYDSASVNTCMVGDTVSDIEEGIKAGVATIAVSWGWHPVEHLLSAEPDGVAHQPEELIDLTQLLINPLRAQIARQPTIGDKK